The genomic window CGCCCGCGCCGGCTCGATGACACTCCCCTCGCGCGCCGCCAGCACGGCAGCGGCGGCGAGATCGCCGGTGACCATCGCGTAGTAGATCCCCTCGGCCGAGAAGCCGTTGACGAAACCGCCGGCGTCGCCGGTCAGCAGCACGCGACCCTGCGCGGTCGTCGGCAGCGGCCCGCCGATCGGAATCAGGAACGGCGTGAAGTGCTCGCGCTGCGACGCTCCGTCGAGCATGCCGCGGCGGCGCAGGTCGGCGACGAACGACTGCTGCAGATCGTAGGGGGCGACGTCGACCTGCTTCTGGAAGAACGGCAGCACATAGCCGATGCCGACGTTGACGTGCGCGCGCTTCGGGAACACATAGGCGTAGCCGTGCGCGCCGCCGTAGCCGTAGAAGACCGACAGCGTTTCGGGCTCGGCGGCGCGCAGCGTCTCGATCGGCGTCTCCTCCATCATGTCGAGCGCGAGCCGGGCGCGCGGCCAGCCGCGATTGAGGCCGAGCCGGCGGGCGACCACGCTGTTGACGCCGTCGGCCGCGATCACGAACGGCGCGCGGAAGGTGCGGCCGTCGCGGGTGCGCAGCGTCACGGCGTCGCCGTCCTGGGTCGCCTGCGCGATCGCCGCCGGCGCCACGATCTCCGCGCCGGCCTCGCGCGCCAGCGACGCCAGCATCGCGTCGTACTCGATGCGGCGGATCAGCACCACCGCCGGTCCGTTCGATTGCATGCGGAACACGCCGCCCGACGGTCCCTCGAGATAGAGACTTGACACCGCGTGCGAGGGAATCTGCGCGAGCGCGTCCCGCAGGTACGGAAAGCGGCCGAAGACCCGCGTGCTGATGCCGCCGCCGCATGGCTTCTGACGCGGCAGCGGATCGCGCTCGAGCACGAGGACGCGCACGCCGGCGCGCGCGAGCTGCAGCGCGGCCGTCGATCCGGCCGGCCCCGTACCGGCGACGATCACCTCGGCGTCGTGCTGTAAGCTCATGCTAGACTCACCGGATGTCCGCGGCCGTACTGGTCATCGCTGCCGAAAACCTGATGCCCGGCCTTCGCGAGCGCGTCAAGGTCGAGGGGGACATCATCACGTTTTCCGACACCGAGCCGATCCAGGCGCTCCAGGCCATCATGGATCAGCGGCCGCCGCTCGTCGTGCTCGAGCGGCTGTTCGCCGCGACGCCGCGCGGCGCGGCCCTCGTCAACCGGATCAAGAGCGATCCGCAGCTGGCGATCGTCGAGGTGCGCGTGATGTCGCACACCGGCGACTACTCGCGGCAGGTGGTGAAGCCGACCGCGGTGCCGGCGCCCGCCCAGCCGGTCGCCGTCGGCGCCGCGCAGCCGTCGGCCGCGCCGATCGCGACCGACGAGCCGGCGCGGCTCGACTGGCATGGCACCCGCCGCGCGCCGCGCTTCCGCCTCGGCGGCATCGAGCTGCAGCTCGATGGCAACCCGGCGGCGGTCGTCGATTTGTCGACGGTCGGCGCGCAGGTGATCTCGCCGACGATCCTGCGGCCGAACCAGAAAGTCCGTATCAGCCTGCCGCACGACGACTTCGTCCTGCGTTTCCGCGGCGCGATCGCCTGGGCGAAGTTCGAGCTGCCCAAGGCGCCCGTCGCCGCTCCCCAGTACCGCGCCGGCGTCGAGTTCATCGACGGCGACGCCGCCGCGCTCGACCGGGTCATCGAGCGCAATCGCGGCAACTAGCCGGATCGCTTCGAGCCGCGCCCACCCGACGGCGCGGCGTCCTTCTACCGTCCGAACCATGTCGCGGCGATCGAGTCCGCGCGGATGATCGTGTCCTCGCGCGCCGAGCCAGTCGAAAGCACCGCCGCGGGGACGCCGGTCAGCGCCTCGAGCCGCGCGATGTAGCGCTGCGCGTCGGCCGGCAGATCCGCGTAACGGCGGATGCCGGCGGTGGGCTGCGACCAGCCCGGCATCGTTTCGTAGATCGGCTCGCACCGCGACAGTTGCGCGATCTCCCCAGGGAATTCGTGCAGCGTCGCGCCGTCGCAGCGATACGCGGTGCAGATCTGCAGCTCGGGCATGCCGTCCAGCACGTCGAGCTTGGTCAACGCCAGCGCGTCGAGCCCGTTGACGCGGACGGCGTAGCGGACCGCGACCGCGTCGAACCAGCCGCAGCGGCGCGGCCGTCCGGTGACGGCGCCGAATTCCTGGCCGGTCTCGCGCAAGCGGGTGCCGATCGCGCCGAAGAGCTCGGTGGGCAGCGGCCCCTCACCGACACGCGTCGTGTACGCCTTGGCCACGCCGAGCACGCCGTCGATGGCGCGCGGCGGCACGCCGAGGCCGGTGCAGATACCGCCGGTCGTCGCGTTCGAGGAGGTGACGTAGGGATACGTGCCGTGATCGATGTCGAGCAGCGTTCCCTGCGCGCCCTCGAACATGATCGGGCGCCCGGCGCGGCGCGCCTCCGCCAGGAAGAGCGACACGTCGCGCACCCACGGCTGCATGCGTGTCCAGGCGCGCCGCGCGTCGGCGATCACCTGATCGGCGTCCATCTGGGTGTCGCCGATGATCCGGTTGCGGGCGTCGACGTTGTGGCGGATTGCGCTCGCCAGCGCCTCTTCGTTGGCCAGATCGCCGACCCGCACCCCGCGGCGTGCGATCTTGTCCTCGTAGGCTGGGCCGATGCCGCGCGAGGTGGTGCCGATCTTGCGCTCGCCGCGCCGCGCT from Vicinamibacterales bacterium includes these protein-coding regions:
- a CDS encoding geranylgeranyl reductase family protein, which codes for MSLQHDAEVIVAGTGPAGSTAALQLARAGVRVLVLERDPLPRQKPCGGGISTRVFGRFPYLRDALAQIPSHAVSSLYLEGPSGGVFRMQSNGPAVVLIRRIEYDAMLASLAREAGAEIVAPAAIAQATQDGDAVTLRTRDGRTFRAPFVIAADGVNSVVARRLGLNRGWPRARLALDMMEETPIETLRAAEPETLSVFYGYGGAHGYAYVFPKRAHVNVGIGYVLPFFQKQVDVAPYDLQQSFVADLRRRGMLDGASQREHFTPFLIPIGGPLPTTAQGRVLLTGDAGGFVNGFSAEGIYYAMVTGDLAAAAVLAAREGSVIEPARARRTYVRAWRREIGAELRDSVLIQKHLFPSRERMDNIVRGASTHRAFADTLVDYGSGRLSYRAARRRLLWHFPRLLPRLALVAWRSRRAAAYQPPAAEHG
- a CDS encoding PilZ domain-containing protein; translation: MSAAVLVIAAENLMPGLRERVKVEGDIITFSDTEPIQALQAIMDQRPPLVVLERLFAATPRGAALVNRIKSDPQLAIVEVRVMSHTGDYSRQVVKPTAVPAPAQPVAVGAAQPSAAPIATDEPARLDWHGTRRAPRFRLGGIELQLDGNPAAVVDLSTVGAQVISPTILRPNQKVRISLPHDDFVLRFRGAIAWAKFELPKAPVAAPQYRAGVEFIDGDAAALDRVIERNRGN
- a CDS encoding adenylosuccinate synthase, whose amino-acid sequence is MSNNIAVLGAQWGDEGKGKVVDLLTPNFEIVARYQGGHNAGHTVYANGRKFVLRLLPSGILHPGITCVIGNGLVVDPQALFAEIDELAAAGVAIDGRLVVSDKAHLILPYHRELDLLSEARRGERKIGTTSRGIGPAYEDKIARRGVRVGDLANEEALASAIRHNVDARNRIIGDTQMDADQVIADARRAWTRMQPWVRDVSLFLAEARRAGRPIMFEGAQGTLLDIDHGTYPYVTSSNATTGGICTGLGVPPRAIDGVLGVAKAYTTRVGEGPLPTELFGAIGTRLRETGQEFGAVTGRPRRCGWFDAVAVRYAVRVNGLDALALTKLDVLDGMPELQICTAYRCDGATLHEFPGEIAQLSRCEPIYETMPGWSQPTAGIRRYADLPADAQRYIARLEALTGVPAAVLSTGSAREDTIIRADSIAATWFGR